A window from Candidatus Methylomirabilis tolerans encodes these proteins:
- the ispD gene encoding 2-C-methyl-D-erythritol 4-phosphate cytidylyltransferase — protein MHVTAIVPAAGSGIRFGGKVKKQFIALHGLPVLSHTLRALATSHALANIIVVVPPGEESRGREALELAEINLETEVVPGGQTRQDSVYNGLQRAKAETDLVLIHDGVRPFVSRGVVLAAVEAAKEVGAAVAAVPVVDTIKRVDTDGSVIETLPRGQLWSIQTPQVFRYTLLMQAHRAVREHGIIATDDAALVERIGGRVKVVRGSYENIKITSEEDLPLAGLILRRWMVP, from the coding sequence ATGCATGTAACGGCAATTGTTCCCGCGGCGGGATCAGGAATTCGATTCGGAGGAAAGGTCAAGAAACAGTTTATTGCGCTGCACGGTCTTCCGGTGCTCAGCCACACGTTGCGAGCGCTTGCGACATCTCATGCGCTTGCAAACATCATCGTTGTAGTTCCTCCAGGGGAAGAGTCAAGGGGCCGAGAGGCGTTAGAGTTGGCCGAGATCAATCTGGAGACGGAGGTAGTTCCAGGGGGACAGACGCGGCAGGATTCAGTCTACAACGGTCTGCAGAGGGCGAAGGCGGAGACGGATCTCGTGTTGATCCACGACGGCGTTCGCCCTTTCGTTTCGCGTGGGGTTGTGCTGGCTGCCGTAGAAGCCGCAAAAGAAGTGGGCGCGGCGGTCGCGGCTGTTCCAGTCGTCGACACCATCAAGCGGGTAGATACCGATGGCTCCGTAATTGAGACGCTACCAAGAGGACAGCTCTGGTCGATCCAGACCCCTCAGGTGTTTCGTTACACGCTCCTGATGCAGGCTCACCGCGCGGTCCGGGAGCACGGGATCATTGCCACCGACGATGCCGCACTTGTGGAGCGAATCGGAGGGAGAGTCAAGGTTGTGAGAGGAAGCTATGAGAATATTAAAATTACGAGCGAAGAGGATTTACCCCTCGCCGGACTGATCCTGAGACGGTGGATGGTTCCATGA
- the rlmB gene encoding 23S rRNA (guanosine(2251)-2'-O)-methyltransferase RlmB, which produces MTEHVLVGPHAVLEALRARRRHIDRIYLARERYDPRIAEIVKRARDLGVPFKEEKRERLGELAKGVMHQGVLAVVSEVDYDDPFDLVARIRAATPLPLLLLLDGVQDPQNLGAIIRTAEAVGVDGLFISKHRAAGITPAVARASAGAVEHLPVARVAGLPTFLAWLKDQGVWIVGADPNAAQSLYEIDLHASMGVVIGGEHRGLTVLVRQRCDLLARIPTRGCVDSLNAAAAAAVFLFEIRRQHSVMKQLSANRQETSINTRKDS; this is translated from the coding sequence ATGACAGAGCACGTACTCGTTGGTCCTCATGCTGTGCTGGAGGCGCTTCGGGCAAGGCGACGTCACATTGATCGGATTTATCTGGCGAGGGAACGGTATGATCCCAGGATCGCCGAGATTGTGAAGCGCGCCAGAGACTTGGGGGTGCCATTTAAAGAGGAAAAACGGGAACGGCTTGGCGAATTGGCCAAGGGGGTCATGCATCAAGGGGTCTTGGCCGTTGTCAGCGAGGTAGACTATGACGATCCTTTTGATCTGGTGGCTCGAATCAGGGCTGCCACCCCACTACCGTTATTGCTGCTGCTTGATGGAGTTCAAGACCCTCAGAACCTCGGAGCGATCATTCGCACCGCGGAGGCTGTCGGAGTAGACGGGCTCTTCATCTCGAAACATCGCGCTGCCGGGATCACTCCGGCGGTCGCAAGAGCCTCTGCCGGAGCTGTGGAGCACCTGCCTGTAGCGCGGGTTGCAGGTCTCCCGACGTTTCTCGCGTGGCTGAAAGATCAGGGTGTCTGGATTGTTGGAGCCGATCCAAATGCTGCGCAATCCCTCTATGAGATCGATTTGCATGCTTCAATGGGCGTAGTGATCGGGGGAGAGCACCGGGGACTGACAGTATTGGTGCGGCAACGGTGCGACCTACTCGCGCGAATCCCTACGCGTGGGTGTGTAGATTCTCTCAATGCCGCCGCCGCCGCCGCCGTTTTCCTCTTTGAGATCCGGCGGCAACATAGTGTCATGAAGCAACTTTCAGCGAATAGACAAGAAACTTCGATTAACACTCGAAAAGACTCATAA
- the ispF gene encoding 2-C-methyl-D-erythritol 2,4-cyclodiphosphate synthase: MTVGIGFDTHPLVSGRRLVLGGVEIPFEKGLEGHSDADALAHAVIDAILGAACAGDIGSCFGTDDPQYKDVSSLLLLREAFQRVQTLGYTVNHIDATIIAEAPKLAPYIAQMRANLAESIRTPIEGVSVKAATANRVGALGAGHGIACLAIASLRRRPMTSEG, from the coding sequence ATGACGGTTGGTATCGGGTTCGACACGCACCCATTAGTGTCCGGTCGGCGTCTTGTCCTTGGCGGGGTGGAGATCCCATTCGAGAAAGGCCTTGAGGGTCACTCGGATGCGGACGCCCTGGCCCATGCCGTCATAGACGCCATCCTTGGCGCGGCGTGCGCCGGCGATATCGGCTCCTGCTTTGGGACGGACGATCCTCAATACAAGGATGTATCGAGTCTCCTACTCCTCAGAGAAGCCTTCCAGCGAGTACAGACCCTTGGTTACACGGTGAATCACATCGATGCGACCATCATCGCAGAGGCCCCAAAGCTGGCGCCGTATATTGCGCAGATGCGGGCTAACCTCGCAGAAAGTATCAGAACCCCGATCGAGGGAGTGAGCGTCAAGGCGGCGACGGCAAATCGAGTAGGCGCGCTTGGGGCTGGTCATGGCATTGCCTGTCTTGCTATTGCATCTCTCCGGCGTCGTCCGATGACATCTGAGGGATAA
- the cysS gene encoding cysteine--tRNA ligase — protein MALAVYNTLSQKKEVFEPLVPGEVRMYACGPTVYDRAHIGHARAALTFDVVRRYLEFRGYKVLYVRNYTDVDDKIIQRAAELGQSRETLTEEQIEAYRQDMEILGLRTPTEEPRATQHIQEMIEIIRILMAKGIAYSIDGDVYFEVRRAPDYGKLSHRGFSELRAGARVEVDPRKRDPLDFALWKASRPGEPAWESPWGPGRPGWHIECSAMSMKYLGETFDIHGGGADLIFPHHENEIAQSECATGKPFARYWIHNGFVNIHAEKMSKSLGNVLTVQELLGRTSPCALKLFLLGTHYRAPVDFSDDALSSAKAAAARFRTVLDEVQRFRDAQSPKGDLSPMDPLPLLNQIREAEQEFTDAMDDDLNTPRALAALFNLTRGINVAMRDADGTPTKALVNGLDLAGETLRRLGSVLGGLFEGPREKVERINITPGTGALTVGSSAPVLRMSGDNYYKARDAVESAIASEQSLPADAIKTIVEYRMQCRETKDWETADAIRTWLADFGVIVDDTAQGARWRVEDHKLLKTQTP, from the coding sequence ATGGCGCTAGCTGTCTATAATACCCTAAGCCAGAAAAAAGAGGTGTTTGAGCCGCTCGTACCCGGCGAAGTCCGAATGTACGCCTGCGGCCCGACCGTGTATGATCGTGCCCACATCGGTCACGCACGCGCTGCCCTGACCTTTGATGTAGTCCGGCGCTACTTGGAGTTCCGAGGGTACAAGGTTCTTTACGTCCGTAATTATACAGACGTGGACGATAAGATCATCCAGCGAGCCGCGGAGCTTGGACAGTCACGAGAAACGCTGACGGAAGAACAGATTGAGGCCTATCGCCAGGATATGGAGATCCTGGGGCTTAGAACGCCGACGGAGGAGCCTCGGGCCACACAGCATATCCAGGAGATGATCGAGATCATCCGGATCTTGATGGCGAAGGGAATTGCATATTCCATAGATGGCGATGTGTATTTCGAGGTCAGGCGCGCGCCAGACTATGGGAAGCTTTCTCATCGAGGTTTTAGCGAGTTGCGGGCAGGAGCGAGGGTTGAGGTGGATCCGCGGAAGCGCGATCCCCTCGATTTTGCCTTGTGGAAGGCATCGCGACCAGGGGAACCTGCATGGGAGAGCCCGTGGGGTCCTGGTAGGCCTGGCTGGCATATTGAGTGTTCAGCCATGTCGATGAAATATCTTGGTGAGACCTTCGACATCCACGGTGGGGGAGCTGATCTGATCTTTCCCCATCATGAGAACGAGATCGCGCAGTCGGAATGCGCCACCGGCAAGCCGTTCGCCCGCTACTGGATTCATAACGGGTTCGTCAATATCCACGCCGAAAAGATGTCGAAGTCACTGGGCAATGTCCTGACGGTTCAGGAGCTCCTCGGTCGCACCAGCCCTTGTGCGCTTAAGCTGTTCCTGCTCGGAACCCACTATCGGGCGCCCGTAGATTTTTCAGACGACGCGCTGAGCAGCGCCAAGGCCGCAGCAGCTCGATTCCGTACTGTACTGGATGAGGTGCAGCGCTTCCGGGATGCCCAGAGTCCAAAGGGTGACCTTTCGCCCATGGATCCTCTGCCTCTTTTGAATCAGATTCGCGAGGCGGAGCAAGAGTTTACGGATGCGATGGATGATGATTTGAATACGCCGCGTGCGCTGGCCGCATTGTTTAATCTGACCAGGGGGATAAACGTTGCCATGAGAGATGCCGATGGCACACCTACAAAAGCTCTCGTGAATGGGCTTGACCTTGCGGGGGAAACGTTGCGTAGGTTGGGATCGGTGTTGGGCGGCTTGTTTGAAGGCCCACGGGAAAAAGTCGAGCGGATCAATATCACTCCGGGTACTGGTGCTTTGACTGTCGGATCGTCAGCTCCAGTTCTAAGGATGTCCGGAGACAATTACTATAAAGCGCGAGATGCTGTCGAGTCGGCGATTGCGTCAGAACAATCCCTGCCGGCGGACGCGATCAAGACTATAGTGGAATATCGCATGCAATGCCGCGAGACAAAGGACTGGGAGACTGCCGACGCAATCCGGACCTGGTTGGCGGACTTCGGGGTGATAGTGGACGATACCGCTCAAGGAGCTCGCTGGCGAGTAGAAGACCACAAGCTGCTGAAGACACAGACGCCATGA